A single Spiroplasma floricola 23-6 DNA region contains:
- the glpO gene encoding type 2 glycerol-3-phosphate oxidase, which translates to MSNQKYDICIIGAGIIGASIARELSKYNLNILVLESNVSYGLETTTGNSGVIHGGFDPTPGKLNAKLNQRGKKLYRERWFKELDFKHLPINSLVIAFNEEEEKHLEILYKNGFINGLEKEEIKLIEKDEVLKLQPNISNKVTKALLCNSSIAIDAVELTGVLLKNAKRNSCDVKFNQKVMKIEKQKEEFIIQTNDSNYNSKMIINCAGHYADEISKMAGYDEYKLDTRRGEYIVLKKSKDNFVNNIIFLVPTIWGKGVIVAPTMDGNILVGPTSQEGVGKEETSLITNEKEKLIMDIGKKIMPNLDYSKIAKRFSGSRPIYKATDDFYIQFAKNDKYFLNVAGIKSPGIAAAPAIAEYVIDMIKKVITLKEKENWISKEENILLKN; encoded by the coding sequence ATGAGTAATCAAAAATATGATATTTGTATTATCGGTGCAGGTATTATTGGAGCATCGATTGCTAGAGAGTTATCCAAATATAATTTAAATATTTTAGTTTTAGAATCAAATGTTTCATATGGTTTAGAAACAACAACAGGAAATTCTGGTGTTATTCATGGTGGTTTTGATCCAACTCCTGGAAAATTAAATGCCAAATTAAATCAAAGAGGTAAAAAACTTTATAGAGAAAGATGATTTAAAGAATTAGACTTTAAACATTTACCAATTAATTCATTGGTTATTGCTTTTAATGAAGAAGAAGAAAAACATTTAGAAATTTTATATAAAAATGGATTTATAAATGGTTTAGAAAAAGAAGAAATTAAATTAATTGAAAAAGATGAAGTATTAAAATTGCAACCAAATATTAGCAATAAAGTAACAAAAGCACTTTTGTGTAACAGTTCAATTGCAATTGATGCAGTTGAGTTAACTGGAGTTTTACTAAAAAATGCTAAAAGAAATTCTTGTGATGTTAAATTTAATCAAAAAGTTATGAAGATTGAAAAACAAAAAGAAGAGTTTATTATTCAAACAAATGATAGTAATTATAATTCAAAAATGATTATTAATTGTGCAGGGCACTATGCAGATGAAATAAGCAAAATGGCTGGCTATGATGAATACAAATTAGATACAAGAAGAGGAGAATATATTGTTTTAAAAAAATCAAAAGATAATTTTGTAAATAACATTATATTCTTAGTTCCAACAATTTGAGGTAAAGGTGTTATTGTTGCTCCAACTATGGATGGAAATATTCTTGTAGGTCCAACTTCACAAGAAGGTGTTGGAAAAGAAGAGACAAGTTTAATTACTAATGAAAAAGAAAAATTAATAATGGATATAGGTAAAAAAATTATGCCCAATCTTGATTATTCAAAAATAGCAAAAAGATTTTCAGGATCTAGACCAATTTATAAAGCAACAGATGATTTTTATATTCAGTTTGCAAAAAATGATAAATACTTTTTAAATGTTGCTGGAATAAAATCTCCTGGTATAGCTGCAGCACCAGCTATTGCAGAGTATGTAATTGATATGATAAAAAAAGTAATAACTTTAAAAGAAAAAGAAAATTGAATTTCAAAAGAAGAAAATATATTATTGAAAAATTAA
- a CDS encoding MIP/aquaporin family protein yields MNDWFMHFGTELIGTMVLILLGNGVVANVVLKNTKGNNGGLIAITIGWAVAVILGATIASAMGGKAHLNPAVTIAMISNGWEKNVGSFYLLPLILLGQILGAILAQVILDIFYIKHITHTISENEPSMVLAMHSTGPTYRNIVLNFFSEFIGTAVLILAIFASATWFKTANFMGPIFVGIAVLAIGLSLGGTTGYAINPVRDLMPRIVYQCLPVKNKVKADWQYSWIPVAAPLAAGVIVGLLFLI; encoded by the coding sequence ATGAACGATTGATTTATGCACTTTGGAACGGAATTAATTGGAACAATGGTTTTAATTCTACTTGGTAATGGAGTAGTTGCCAATGTTGTTTTAAAAAACACAAAAGGTAACAATGGAGGATTAATAGCTATAACAATTGGATGGGCAGTTGCAGTAATTTTAGGAGCAACTATTGCTTCTGCAATGGGGGGAAAAGCCCATTTAAATCCAGCTGTGACAATTGCAATGATCTCAAATGGATGAGAAAAAAATGTTGGTAGTTTTTATTTATTACCATTAATCTTACTTGGACAAATATTAGGAGCTATTTTAGCACAAGTTATATTAGACATTTTTTATATCAAACATATAACACATACAATCTCAGAAAATGAACCAAGTATGGTTTTAGCAATGCACAGTACTGGCCCAACATATAGAAATATAGTTTTAAACTTTTTTTCAGAATTTATTGGCACAGCAGTTTTAATATTGGCAATATTTGCATCAGCAACATGATTTAAAACAGCTAATTTTATGGGACCAATATTTGTTGGAATAGCAGTTTTGGCAATAGGTTTATCATTGGGAGGAACTACTGGTTATGCAATTAATCCAGTAAGAGATTTAATGCCAAGAATTGTTTATCAGTGTTTGCCAGTTAAAAATAAAGTCAAAGCAGATTGACAATATTCATGAATTCCAGTTGCAGCTCCATTAGCTGCAGGTGTAATTGTTGGACTACTATTTTTAATCTAA